In Catenulispora sp. MAP5-51, the genomic stretch GGGCATCGACGCGGTGCTGATCAACGAGATCTTCGACACGCTCTACCTCAAGAGCGTGCGCGGCCAGGTGGCCACCCGGATGGTGACCAACACCGAGCTGCGCGGCGCGTCCTACGACGAGCCCGGCGGCACCTACACCCTGGACCTGCACCACGAGGAGCAGGACCGCGGGTTCTCGCTCGCGACGCAGGGGCTGGTCCTGGCCACCGGGTACCGCTATCAGGTCCCTGTCTTCCTCGAACCGGTCCGGGACCGCATCCGCTTCGACGGCGGCGGACGCTTCGACGTCGCACGCAACTACACGATCGACGTGGCCGGACGGGAGATCTTCCTGCAGAACGCCGGCACCCACACGCACAGCGTCACCTCCCCGGACCTGGGCATGGGCGCCTACCGGAACTCCTGGATAATCAGCGAGATGCTGGGCCGGGACTACTACCCGGTGGAGAAGTCCATCGCGTTCCAGGAGTTCGGCGCGCCGGACGGACTGCCCACATGATCACATTCCGTCCGGTCGATGCGGACTCCGACGCCGAGATCGAGATGCTGCACCGCTGGGTCACGCATCCCAAGGCGCAGTTCTGGCTGATGCAGGACTTCTATGCCGAACAGGTGCGCGAAGAATACCGACGGATAGCCGAGCATCCACACCACGAAGCGCTCCTCGGGCTGATAGACGGAAATCCGGCGTTCCTGGCCGAACGCTACGACCCCGGCCGGGTCGAGCTGGTCGGCTTGTACGAGCACGAAGACGGCGACGTCGGCATGCACTTCCTGTGCGCGCCGACCGACACGCCGGTCCACGGCTTCACCCGGGCCGTCCTCACCGCCGTGCTGGCATGGATCTTCGCCGATCCGGACGCGCTGCGCGTGGTCGTGGAGCCGGACGTGCGCAACACCGCCGTCCAGGCGCTGAACGCCGCTGTCGGCTTCCGCGTCGTCGGGCCGATCGCCAAGCCCGAGAAGCAGGCGCTGCTGAGCGTCTGCACCTGGCATGACTTCCAGGCCGCGACCACTGCGGCTGTCATTCCGCGCATAGGAGCCTTCGAATGAACCCCCGCGACGCCGTCCGCCATCTGACCCCCGAGAACTGGGAGCGCGCCAACCGGCTGCTGGTACGCAAAGCGATCGCAGAGTTCTCCCACGAGCGGCTGCTCACGCCGAAGCCGTTGGCCGGATCCGACCAGGGTTTCGCAGTACACAGCGACGACGACACCGTGGAGTACCGCTTCACGGCGAAGGTACTGGCGCTGAACCACTGGCAGGTCGACGCGGAGAGCATCGTTCGCATCCGCGGCGGCCGGCAGGCGCCATTGGACATGGCCGACTTCTGCATCGAGCTGCGCGACACGCTCGGCCTGAGCGACTCGGTGCTGCCGGTCTACCTGGAGGAGATCGCCTCCACGCTGGCGAGCGCCGCCTACAAGCTGAGCAAGCCGCCGGTTTCCGCAGCCGAGGTGGCGCGCGCCGACTTCCAGCGGATCGAGACGGAGATGACCGAGGGGCATCCCAGCTTCGTCGCAGGCAACGGCCGGCTCGGTTTCGGCGTGGACGACTTCCGGCGGCACGCGCCGGAGGCCGCGCATCCGGTGCACCTGATCTGGGTGGCCGCGCACCGCGACCGCGCGGCGTTCACAGCGTGCGCGGACACCGAGTACGAGAGCTTCATCCGGGCCGAGCTCGGCGAGGAGTTGCTGGGGCTGTTCGGCAAGGTGATGGCCGGGCTGGGGCTGGATCTGGCGGACTATCTGCTGATCCCGGTGCATCCCTGGCAGTGGTGGAACAAGCTGTCGGTGACGTTCGCCGGGGACATCGCCCGGCAGTACCTGGTCTGTCTGGGGCCCGGCGATGACGAACACTTGGCGCAGCAGTCGATCCGGACGTTCTTCAACGTCACCGATCCCTCGAAACACTATGTGAAGACGGCGCTGTCG encodes the following:
- a CDS encoding GNAT family N-acetyltransferase — encoded protein: MITFRPVDADSDAEIEMLHRWVTHPKAQFWLMQDFYAEQVREEYRRIAEHPHHEALLGLIDGNPAFLAERYDPGRVELVGLYEHEDGDVGMHFLCAPTDTPVHGFTRAVLTAVLAWIFADPDALRVVVEPDVRNTAVQALNAAVGFRVVGPIAKPEKQALLSVCTWHDFQAATTAAVIPRIGAFE